Within the Ochrobactrum vermis genome, the region CCGCGCTACAAGGCTCGTCAGGGCTAATCTTATTTCTGATTTTGCATTTGACGTTTCGCTGCGCATGGTAAAATCTATGTGCATGCGGAACGTTTTTGCATGTCTGGTTTCTTGTTCTTTGCTCGCGTCGCTCGGCATGATGATGCCGTCGGCTTATGCTGAAGTGACGCCCGGCAAGGTACCGCTTATTGCACCTCTGACGCCCGTTCAGACCGGCCCCGACAGCGAACAGAAACCTACCCCCGAAAATCCCGCGCCAGCCGCAGCACAGACGCCCGAAGAGCGCCTCGACAAGCTCTTTGCCGATCTTCGCCGCACAACGGACGAGGCCAAGGCGCGGCGTATCGCTTCACAGATCAATACGCTGTGGTCGCAGTCAGGCAGCGCAACAGTCGATCTCCTGATGCAATGGGCCAATGCGGCAATGCTTGAGCGTCGCTATCCTTCGGCGATCGACTTCCTGAACGAGGCGATCGCACTCGACCCGGAATATGCGGAAGCCTGGAATCGCCGCGCTACAGTCTATTTCCTCCAAAAAGACTATGCCCACGCGATGTACGACATCAATCGCACGCTGGAGCTGGAGCCGCGCCATTATGGCGCCCTGACAGGCATGGCGGCCATCTTGCGTCTGCGCGGCCTCAAGGAACAGGCGCTGAGAGCCTATGAGCAGGCACTCCTCGTCTATCCGATGATGCGCGACGCACAGAAAAACTTCAACGATCTTGCCGACGAACTGACGGATACGCGGACTTAGAATCGCTTCGCACCTGTCCGCGAAACATTCTCAAAATTCATAAAGACCAAAACAAAACGCGCCCCGAAGGAGCGCGTTTTTTAGATGCCGTCCGCCAAGACTGGATGAAATTCCGGCTGCGGCGAGTCGAAAATGGTGGAGTTTGAGAACCGGAGCGGAATGTACTTTTGGGTACACGAGCACCGGAAGCGCAAAACAACGCCATTTGCAGGCCGTCACGGCCGGAATATCGCCGGTCTAAATGCCCGACTTTCCGTCCGGACCTATATAGGCGATGCGCAGCATGTTGGTCGCGCCGGGCGTTCCGAATGGGACACCGGCGGTGATGATGACGCGGTCACCCACTTTGCCGAATTCTTCGTGGAAGACGATTTCGCAGGCATGGTTGACCATGTCTTCAAGATCGTGCGCATCGGCAGTGACCACGCAATGCAGGCCCCAGACGAGCGACAGCTTGCGCGCAGTGTCAACCACTGGCGACAGGGCAATGATCGGCGTGCGCGGACGCTCACGGGCGGCACGCAGGCCGGTCGTGCCGGAAGCGGTGTAGGTGACGATGGCCGAAAGCTTCAGCGTTTCTGCGATCTGGCGTGCGGCAAGCGAGATGGCGTCGGCGCCTGTCGGCTCCGGTGCGGCGCGCTGCGCATCGATGATGGTCGAATAGGTCGGTTCCTTTTCCACCTGTTCGGCAATGCGGTTCATGGTGGCAACAGCTTCGACCGGATACTGGCCCGAGGCCGATTCCGCTGAAAGCATGATCGCGTCGGCACCTTCGAACACTGCGGTTGCGACGTCGGACACTTCAGCGCGGGTCGGGACCGGAGCTGTAATCATCGATTCCAGCATCTGCGTCGCCACGACGACCGGCTTGCCAGCACGGCGCGCCTTGCGGGTAATCTGCTTCTGGATACCAGGAACGCTTTCAAGCGGCACTTCAACGCCGAGATCGCCACGCGCGACCATCAATGCGTCGGAAAGCTCGATGATTTCATCGAGGCGCGTCACCGCCTGCGGCTTTTCGATCTTCGACATGATGCCGACCTTGCCGCGCGACACCTTGCGCACCTCGGCCAGATCTTCCGGACGCTGGATGAAGGAAAGTGCAACCCAGTCGATTTCTTCCTTCAGAACAGCATCAAGATCCTTGCGGTCCTTTTCGGTCAGCGCGCCGACGCCGAGCGTCGTGTCCGGCAGGCTGACGCCCTTGCGATCAGAAATCCGCGTTCCGGAAATCACCTTGCAGCGGATCGACTTGCCGTCGCTTGCCTCTGCAACCAGATGCAGCTTGCCATCATCGATCAGCAGACGGTGGCCCGGTTCTACAGCTTCAAGAATTTCAGGATGCGGAAGATAGACGCGGGTGTCGTCGCCGGGCGCTTCATTGTTGTCGAGGGTGAAGGTCTGGCCGGGAACGAGATCAGCCTTACCGTCCTTGAATTTGCCAACGCGCAGCTTCGGGCCCTGGAGATCGGCGAGAATGCCGATCGGGCGGCCCAGTTCCTTTTCCACATTGCGGATGCGCTTGACGAGGGTGCGCATCAGATCATGGTCGGCGTGACTCATATTGATGCGGAACACATCCGCGCCTGCCTCGAACAGCTTGCGGATGACGGCTTCCTCACCCGACGCCGGACCTAGTGTGGCGAGAATCTTGACCTTGCGGTTGCGCTTCATTGACTATTCGTTCCTGTAACAGTGGGGTTTTCTGTCGGCGTTTCATCGGTGAGCTGAACCATCCAGCTCGATTGTTCCCCGGTGTCGTATTCCTGGAAGCCGTTGCGCTGGAAACCGCGCGCGAAGCAATCCTGGACGCCAGTAATACGGAATTCTTTCTCGGCCACGCACATATTGACCTTGCCCTCCCAGCGTCCGCCGCCCTGGGCGTCTTCGGCATAGAGGTAATAATAGCGCGAGGTCAGCGGCCCTTCGATAAGAGTCTTGCAGCTTGATCCGTCGATGTGCCACCAGCCCTCGGTCACCCAGCCGGTCTTGGCTCTGTAGCCGATAGACACACCAACCAGGTTCTGGGTTGCATTGCATACGCGGAAATCCGCACGGGCCTCTATGGATGTCATGCCCAGCGCAGTCATCAGCACACCGGCAAACATAACTAGAGATAGTGGAAGTCGCATACGCAGAACCCCTTCAGCCCGCTATCGGTTTTATCGAACAATTTGTATTGCACAGGGAAATCCCATCTCGGGGAAATCCCATTTCGGGTCGCTCTCTTTTCGGCAGTTTCGCCTTTGATGTCAACGCAATCCCATTGAGAACAGATAGTCTTGACCAAAGAATGATCGTTGCAATCCGGGCTTTCTCATGACAGACCTGAAACAGCTTCCCGCACAACACAGAAATAATCCCCTAATTTAGCCTCGGGATCTCGCCCTATGCTGCTTCAATCCGGACCAACCGCTTCGATGTCATTTTCACCGGTACACAGTGTCGACGGTGATTTCAGCCTCGGCCTGCTCCTGACTGCCGACCACGCAAGACGCGATGTTCCAACCGAATATGGCACGCTTGGTTTGCAGGAAAGTGAATTCGACCGGCATATCGCCTATGATATCGGCGTCGAGAATCTGACACGCAGACTCGCGCGCCATCTGAATGCGCCAGCGGTTCTGGGTGGTTTCTCACGACTTCTTATCGATCCCAATCGGGGCGAAGACGATCCAACGCTTATCATGCAACTATCCGACGGTGCGGTCATTTCCGGTAATTATCCAATGTCGGCAGGTGAACGCGAAGAGCGTCTTGAACGCTTTTATCGCCCCTATCACGACACCGTTGCGCAGGCGAGCGCGCGCGTGGCGGCCGAAAGCGGGGCAGCCCCCTTTATCGTCGCGATCCATTCCTTCACGCCGCGCTGGAAGGACAAGGCGCGGCCCTGGCAGATCGGGCTTCTCTGGGACAAGGACGATCGCGCGGTTGCCCCGCTCCTGTCGCTGCTGCATGCCGAACCGGGCCTCACAGTCGGCGACAACGAACCCTATGACGGCGCGCTCAAGAACGATGCCATGTACCGGCATGCAACAGCAAAAGGTTTTGCCCATGTGCTGATCGAGGTGCGGCAGGATCTGATCGCCGATGACAAGGGGGCGGCTGAATGGGCCAACCGGCTGGCGCCGATGATCTCCCATATCAACACGCTGCCCGACCTCCATACTGTCCAGTATTTTGGCTCACGCGCTGATCGCAGCAAATAACAGAGCCGTCAGGAGAGGCTTTACCCGCTATCCACAGGGCTTGACCCGTCAAATCGGGTCGTGCATCGAAAAAGGCTCTTAATTTTGCCTGCGACTCGCGGGAAAACGGTCCAGACTTTCGATAAGCGGTTTTCACGCGATATGCGTCCGCATCATCATTGACTTTGAATTGGAGAACATCTCGTGAGCGACGACATTACCAGCGAAGCCCAAACGATTGCCGTTGGCCAGTTGCGTGCCTTCATCGAGCGCATCGAACGCCTGGAAGAAGAAAAAAAGACCATCGCTGACGATATCAAGGAAGTTTACGCGGAATTGAAGGGCTCGGGGTTTGACAGCAAGGTCGTGAGGACCATTATTCGTCTGCGTAAAAAAGAAGACCATGAACGTCAGGAAGAAGAAGCCATGCTGCAGCTCTATATGGATGCGCTTGGCATGGGCTGATTTCGGCTCTTTCGGGAGCCTTTCCTCTTCTTCCTGAAATCGAAACCCGGCGGATCGCCCGCGATTCGTATTCAGTGTCTGAATAAAAAGCGTCAGGCCGTAGCGAAAATGGTGTTTTTCGAGAACCGGAGCGCAGTGTACTTCAGTACATGAGCACCGGAAGCGCAAAAAACACTATTTGTAGCCAGGCATGGTGACTTTTGGATCAGACACCCAGAGGAAGGGGATAGGATCCATGAAGTTCAGGAAGCTTGGACGTACCGAACTCAACGTTTCGCCGCTTTGCTTCGGCGGCAATGTATTTGGATGGACGGTCGATGAAGCGACATCATTCTCGCTTCTCGACCGTTTTGTCGATGCGGGATTCAATTTCATCGACACGGCGGATGCCTATTCCGCCTGGGCAAACGGCAATGTCGGCGGCGAATCTGAAACCATCATCGGTAATTGGCTGAAATCCCGCGGCCTGCGCGACAAGGTCGTCATCGCCACCAAGGTCGGCTCTGAAATGGGCCCTGACGAAAAGGGCCTCTCTCCGGCCTATATCCGCAAAGCCGTCGACGCCTCCCTCAAACGGCTGCAGACAGACTATATCGATCTCTATCAATCGCACTGGGACGATCCTGAAACACCGTTCGAAGACACGCTCGGCACTTATAAGGAGCTGATCGATGCGGGCAAAGTGCGCGCCATCGGAGCGTCCAACCTGACGCCGGAGCGCCTCTCCGAAGCATTGGATGTCGCCCGGACCCACAATCTGCCGCGCTATGAAAGCCTGCAGCCGCTTTATAATCTCTATGATCGCGCTGATTTCGAAGACGGTCTGGAGAAAATCTGCCGCGAAAACGAGCTTGGCGTTATTTCCTATTATTCGCTCGCAGCAGGATTTCTGACCGGGAAATATCGTTCCGCTGACGATCTGGGACAAAGCGCGCGTGGAAAATCAGTTGAAAAATATCTGACGGATCGTGGCTCGCGGATCATTGCGGCACTCGATGACGTGGCGCGCAATCTCGATGTCACACCAGCACAGGTCGCAATCGCATGGCTCATAGCACGACCGTCGATCACGGCTCCCATCGCCAGCGCCACGCGTTCGGCCCAGCTCGGCGAACTGATCGCCGCAGCCGAACTGAAACTCAGCGATGATGAAATCGCGTTGCTGAACAAGGCGAGCAGTTAAATTTCGAAGCATCGAAGGGTAACTTTACCCTTCGATTTCCTCTCGCAGCATTTCCAGCTCCAGCCATTCTTCTTCCATGGCGGCATTTTCGGAGCGCTTTTTCTCAAGCAGATCAGCCGTCTTGGCAAAGAGCGTGGGATCCTTGGCATAAAGCTGCGGATCGGCAAGTTTGCCCTCCAGCGTCGTGATTTCCTTCCCGAGAGCGTCCATCTTGCCCGGCAGCGTTTCCAGCGCGAACTTCTGCTTGTAAGAGAGCTTGCGCTTTTCCTCGCGCTTCGGCTGGGAAGCCTCCTCCCCACTGTCATCGCTCTTGCCATCAGTGCGGGCAGTCGCTGTTTTGACGTTGCGGCGTGCCAGCGCCTGTTCCTTGCGCTGCGCCATCATGTCGGCGTAGCCGCCTGCATATTCGAGCCAGCGCCCGTCCCCTTCCGGCGCAATCACCGACGTCACGGTGCGATCCAGAAAATCGCGGTCGTGGCTGACCAGAATGACCGTGCCGGGAAAACCAGCGACCAGCTCCTGCAGCAGATCGAGTGTTTCCATATCGAGATCGTTGGTCGGCTCATCGAGGATAAGCAGGTTGGCGGGCCGCGACAGAACACGGGCCAGCATCAGCCGGGCACGTTCGCCACCGGAGAGCTCGCGAATGGGCGTGCGTGCCTGTTCGGGCTGAAACAGGAAATCCTTCATATAGGAAACGACATGCCGCTGTTCGCCGTTGACGACCAGGCTTTCGCCCCGCCCGTCCGTCAGGTAGTGCGCCAGTGTCTCATCCAGGTTGAGGCTTTCGCGTTTCTGGTCGAGTTCGGCCATTTCGAGATTGACGCCAAGCCGCAAGGTTCCTGAATCCGGTTCAAGCTTGCCAGTCAAAAGCGACAGGAGCGTCGTCTTTCCGGCGCCGTTCGGACCGACGAAACCAATACGATCCCCGCGCTGCACACGTGTCGAGAAATCCTTGACCAGCACGCGGTCGCCATAGGCCTTGCTCAGCCCCTTGGCTTCGATCACCAGCTTGCCGGATTCCTTGGAATCGCTGGCGGTCAGTACAGCCGTTCCCTGCGCCTTGCGATGATTGCGAAAATCAGCACGCATCGAATGCAGTTCGCCGAGACGGCGCATATTGCGCTTGCGGCGGGCGGTAACGCCATAACGCAACCAGTGCTCCTCACGCGCAATCTGGCGCCCGAGCTTGTGATGGTCGCGCTCTTCCTCTTCCAGAACCTTGTCGCGCCATTCCTCGAAATGAGCGAACCCTTGTTCAAGACGCCGCGTAATGCCACGATCCAGCCAGACCGTCGCCCGGCTGACATTCTCCAGAAAGCGACGATCGTGTGAGATCAGCACGATAGCGGAGCGAATCTGGCGCAGCTCGCCTTCCAGCCACTCGATGGTGGTCAGATCCAGATGGTTGGTCGGTTCGTCCAGCAGCAGAACATCAGGCTGCGGCGCGATCACCCGCGCCAGGGCGGCGCGGCGCGCCTCGCCACCGGACAGATGATCCGGCTTTTCCTCACCGGTCAGCCCTAAATGTTCAAGGAGATAGGTGACGCGATGCGGATCGTCGGCGGGCCCCAACCCTGCTTCCACATAAGCGCGCACATTGGCAAAGCCATCCATGTCCGGAACTTGCGGCAAATAGCGAACGGTCGCACCCGGATGCTTGAAAACTTCGCCCGATGTCGCTTCCACCATACCGGCGGCAATCTTCAGAAGCGTGGATTTGCCGGAACCATTGCGCCCGACCAGCGCGATGCGGTCGCCTTCGCTCACCGAAAGGCTGGCATCCTCCAGAAGCGGCGTGCCTCCAAAGGTGAGCTTGATCTGGTCGAGGCGAAGGAGTGGTGGTGCCATGGTTCTCGTCGATAAACAGGATTGAAAATTCCGCCCTGCTTGTCCGCGACAAAAGCCGTTCTGTCAAATGGAACGGCAAGAAAAGACCCGTGAAAAACAAACAGGCCGGGTTTCCCCGACCTGTTCTCCGACTGAATTGCATCAGTCGCTATATTGTTTGCCCAGCTATTACTGGCAAGGTGCTTCGTAGACGCGGCCATACGGATCGCGATAACGGCAATACTGCGTGCCATTGCGCGTCTGGGCTGCACCGAGGAGCGTACCGGCAACACCGCCGATAGCGGCACCGGCAAGAGCGCCACGGCCATTGCCGCCAATTGCGCCACCGGCGAGAGCACCGAGTGCTGCGCCACCAACGCCGTAACCGGCCGTGCGCTGTTCATTCGTCGTGCATGCGGCCGTCGAGAACGCGAGCACGCCGGCAACAGCAATCATCGTAAGACGTGACTTCATTGAAACATCTCCTACAAGAGTTGAACTAATCACCGACTTTGCGTCCCCAATTTCGGCGTAAAGCAGATGACACCCGCTTGGCCCATTTACAATACGTTTCGCCTGCCAGCGTCAAGCTCTTTCGATTGATAAGGTTAGCGGACTCAGCGCGGTGTTTCCTCCATCGCCAAGTTGGCGATAAGTATCGCCAGTCCAGAATGCGCAGCAACACGAAGTGTTCCACGAACTACATTAGAAACCGTCCATGAAGAGCCGAACGGTAGTGTCACATTATCTAACGGCCACTCCGCATTTGTGATCGAAAGGCCTTCAACAGTGCTGAAATTAATCACACTGAACGGCGTTCCGTTCGGAAAGTCATAAACATAATCTCCAGGCGGCAAGGGCCAGGCTTCCTCGGAACCGCTGGACAGAAGCACGTTTCGCCCTTTTGCGGCCTGCGCTGTCGCCATGGTCAGATGCAGAAGCGTGTGGTCGGTGCGTTGTCCGCCAAAGGCTCCGCAAAGGATCACCCGATCCGCCCCCCGCATATAGGCCTCCTCAAGGGCCAGTTCTCCGTCCGTCATGTCCTTGGCGGAGGGGAACGTCTTTTGCGGCACGTGTTTATATTGCGCGCGCAGTTCGACAGAAGCCGAATCGAAATCGCCAAGCCACAATTCCGGTTCGACACCAAGAGCGGCAGCATGCCGGATCCCGCTATCGGCAGCGAGAATACGCGCACCTGCAATTTGGCGTTTCAGGCGATCGGTCACGACCAGATCGCCGCCTAGGAGAATGACGAATGTGCTCATAAGCCGCTCATAACACGGGCAAATCCCCGCCGGAAGCCCGCATTCTCTAGCATTGCAATCCACCGAAACATTATTGCCCTTCCTGTTGCGAAAGATTATTGTCGCAACCGCTCTAACGGGGTGCCATCTGCTTTCGCGGATGGCTGAGAGGCCGCAATCCCGGCCAACCCGCTGAACCTGATCCGGTTTGCACCGGCGGAGGGATTAGACGCTCCATAAAACGGCGCTCAATCCTCTTGTAATAAAAGAAAGGAAGTGCCGTGATGCGGCTGTTATCTTTGCTGGCTTTTTCATTTTCCGCAGCCCTCGCTCTCGCGCCTTCAGCGCAGGCGAAAGACAAGCTCACCGTCTATACCTATGACAGTTTCGTTTCCGAATGGGGCCCTGGCCCGAAGGTCAAGGAGAACTTCGAGAAGGAGTGCGACTGCGAAGTTGACTGGATTGCATCCGCCGACGGTGTCGCGCTGCTCAACCGTCTCAAACTCGAAGGCAGCAATACCAAAGCCGATATCGTTCTCGGTCTCGATACCAATCTGACGACCGAAGCGCGTGCTACCGGCTTTTTTGCTCCAAGCAGCATCGACCAGAGCAATGTGAGCGTTCCGGGCGGCTTCAGGGATGATATCTTCGTTCCCTATGATTATGGCTATTTCGCCGTGGTCTACGATTCAGAAAAGCTGCCCAATCCTCCAAAGAGCCTGAAGGAGCTGGTCGAAGGCGACCCTTCCCAGAAGATCGTGCTGCAGGATCCACGCACATCCACACCAGGGCTCGGCATGCTGCTCTGGATGAAATCAGTCTATGGCGACGAAGCGGAAGCAGCCTGGCAGAAACTGCAAAAGCGCATCCTCACCGTCACGCCTGGCTGGTCGGAAGCCTATGGTCTCTTCACCAAGGGCGAAGCTCCGATGGTTCTGTCCTACACGACGTCGCCCGCCTATCACATGATCGCGGAAAAGACGGAGCGCTATAAGGCTTTGGCCTATCCGGAAGGCAATTATCTCCAGATCGAGCTTGCCGCCCAAACCACAACCGGCGCAAAAAATCCTCTGGCGCAAAAGTTTCTGGCATTCATGACCGGCCCCGGCTTCCAGGATGTAATTCCTGAAACCAACTGGATGTACCCGGCAGGCAAGACCTCCGCCACTCTTCCAGCCGCCTTCGACGCAATGCCGAAGCCTGAAAAGACACTTCTCTTTCCCTCTGACGAAGTAGCCAAAAACCGCAAGTCATGGGTCGATGAATGGCTGGCAGCAACCAGCAAATGACGACCTTCCCGGCACAGCACCGATCGAAAGTCATATCCCCCGCCATGCCCGCTGCGGGTGTGCTGGCACTTGTCTTTCTGGTCGTGCTTGCCGGTGGAGCACTTGTTGCGCTGGCATTCGAAGCGGGCAGCGGCGGTTTCGACGCCGCTGCCAATTTCGACACCTATCTGTGGCGGGTTGCCCGCTTCACGATCCTGCAGGCAATCGCTTCGAGCCTGCTTTCCGTGTTGTTTGCAGTTCCGGTCGCCCGCGCGCTTTATGCCGAAGCAAGCTTTCCGGGGCGCGAGCTTATTCTGCGCCTGTTTGCCCTGCCGCTTGCTCTGCCAGCTCTCGTTGCCGTGCTCGGCGTCACCAGCATATACGGCCGCAACGGTTTCATTGCGCATCTGTCCGAAGTTGCAGGACATCCATTCCAACCGGATATTTACGGCATTACGGGCATCCTGATCGCCCATATCTTCTTTAATATGCCGCTTGCAGTTCGTCTCATTCTGGCAGGTTATGAATCTATACCGACCGATTACTGGAAGCTTTCCGCACAGCTCGGCATGGGCAATGGAGCGCGCTTCCGGCTCATCGAATGGCCTGTGATCCGGCGCAATCTGCCAGGTATGATCAGCCTGATCTTCATGCTCTGTGTGACAAGTTTCACGACAGTGCTGACACTCGGCGGCGGCCCGCGTGCCACCACGCTGGAAGTTGCGATCTATCAAAGCCTGCATTTCGATTTCGACCCGGGCCGTGCTGTCGCGCTCACCTTCACGCAGCTTGCATTGACATTGCTTGTCCTTCTGGCTCTCCGTCTGACCGGTAGCCCGTCCGAAGAAAGCTTCACCCATTCCGCGACGCCGCGACGCTATGGCAAGGCGTCCACGGCTGAACGTATTTCAAACATCGTCATCATCGGAACAGGCTTCCTCTATGTCGCGCTGCCGATTGCAGGTGTAGTCGTCTCCGGTCTCGCCGCCGATCTCGTGCGGCTTCTGACAGAGAGAACGGTCTGGCGCGCCATCGGCACCAGTCTGGCGCTCGGCTTTTCCGCAGCACTGCTCTCGGTCATTCTATCGCTTGCACTTGTATCGGCCCGTGAGGCGATGAAAGAACGTAAGATCGCCAATATTTTCGATACGGGTGCCAGCCTGATCCTTGTCATGCCGCCCATCGTGATCGGCGCTGGCTGGTTCATCCTGCTTCGCCATTTCACCAATCCTTTTGCGATGGCACCGTTCATGGTCGTCACCGTCAATGCGGCGATGGCCATGCCCTTTGCCGTGCGCCTTCTGCGCCCCGCATGGGACACGGCAGCCAGCCGTCACAACCGGCTTTGCGCGCAGTTGGGCATTCGCGGCTTCAACCGTTTCCGGCTCATCGACTGGCCGTCGATCCGCAAACCTTTCGGCATGGCCTTCGCTTTTGCCATGGCGCTTTCTCTCGGTGACCTCGGCACCATCGCCCTGTTCGGCAGTGACGCACTTTTGACCCTGCCCTATCTCCTCTTGCAGCGCATGGGCAGCTATCGCACATTCGACGCGGCTGGTCTGGCGCTCATTCTCGGGCTGCTTTGCCTCGCACTGATGATAATCGCAGATCGTGCATCCCGAAAGGAAAAGCCTTCTCTATGAATGTAACTGCCGAAATTCGCCTTGATGACGTTCGTTTCAGCTATGGTGAAACGGCCATGCATTTCAATGCGACGATAGAAAGTGGTGTCATTGCTGCGGTTGTCGGGCCAAGCGGATCGGGTAAGTCGACACTTCTCAACCTGATTGCCGGTTTCGAATTTCCGCAATCCGGCTGCATCCTGATCGGCGATGTCGATGTCAGCGAACTTTCACCAGCCAAGCGGCCTGTTTCGATGGTATTTCAGGAAAACAACCTGTTTGCCCATCTGACCGTTGAACAAAATGTCGGCCTCGGGCGCTCGCCCAATCTGAAGCTGAACGCAAAAGACCGCGCCGATATTGCGAAGGCATTGTCGCGCGTGGGACTCACAGGCAAGGAACAGCGCAAGCCCGAGGCGCTGTCGGGCGGCGAACGCCAGCGCGTGGCGATTGCCCGCGCACTCATACGTCAGCGCCCTGTTCTTCTTCTTGACGAAGCCTTTGCCTCCCTTGGTCCTGCTCTGCGGCACCAGATGCTCGATCTGGTCAGGGAGCTTCACCTTGAAACCGGCATGACGGTACTCATGGTAACCCACACGCCTGAAGATGCGCTCTATCTCGATGCAGTGTTGCTATTTCTCGACAGTGGCCGAATTTCCGCCATGGGGCCTGCCGCCGAACTGCTTTCATCGGCTGGACCGGAAGCGCTGCGGCACTATATCGGCGAAAAGCGGGATTCAGTGCCGAGCCTCAAATAGAGTTACGGTTGCGGACATATTTTGTTCGCAATCTGTCGGAAGAACCGGCTACAGCTTTCTTGTGCGCTTGTACGCTTTCAGGTCTGTGGCTAGATTTGGCCCCGGATCAAGCAATCTGATTCAGAAGCGAGGATAAAATACTGTTCCGTCAATCGACCCGCTCCCGGGCCTTCCTGCGTCTCCCCATCTCCCTGCCAGAATGGACGCAGCAAAATTGGCGGAAGCGAGCCATCGGTCTTGGCTTGCTTGCGATCGCCCTGATTTCAGGTTGCCAGTCGATCAATTCCAGCAAGGATCTGGGCCTGCAGCCTTCCGACAATCCCGTCACAGTCGACAATGTAACGCGCAACGACCGGCTGGCGCAGCTTGGCGCCCAACAGCATCCACGCATCCTCGCGACCTATGGCGGTGAATATAAGGACCAGAGGCTTGAACGCATGGTGGCGAAGATCGTCGGCAAGCTGACGACCGTGACCGACAAGCCGGACCAGACTTATCGCATCACCATTCTCGATAGTCCTAATATCAACGCCTTCGCATTGCCGGGCGGCTATCTCTATGTCACCCGCGGCCTGCTTGCGCTCGCCAATGATTCTTCGGAAGTCGCGGCAGTGATCGCCCATGAAATGGGACATGTCATCGCCAATCACGGCATTCTCCGGCAGGAGAAGGAAGCCGAGACGGCGATAGCCGGGCGCGTCGCCAGCGAAGTGCTGCACAATGAATCAGCCAGCCGCGAAGAAGCGCTGCGCGGCAAGCTGCGGCTTGCCCAGTTCTCGCGTAATCAGGAGCTGCAGGCAGATGCCATCGGCATCAAGATGATTGGCGAAGCCGGTTACGATCCGTTCGCTTCGGCCCGTTTCCTGCAATCGATGGAAGCCTATCAGGGCTTTCGTTCGGTTTCGGGCGCGACCGATGCCAGCCTCGACTTTCTTGCAAGCCATCCGGCAACACCGCAGCGCATCCAGCTCGCGCTTGGCCATGCACGCCGCATCGGCGCACCGGGTGTCGGCACGACCGATCGCGATTCCTTCCTCAACGGTATTGATGGCCTTCTTTACGGCGACTCGC harbors:
- a CDS encoding tetratricopeptide repeat protein, giving the protein MVKSMCMRNVFACLVSCSLLASLGMMMPSAYAEVTPGKVPLIAPLTPVQTGPDSEQKPTPENPAPAAAQTPEERLDKLFADLRRTTDEAKARRIASQINTLWSQSGSATVDLLMQWANAAMLERRYPSAIDFLNEAIALDPEYAEAWNRRATVYFLQKDYAHAMYDINRTLELEPRHYGALTGMAAILRLRGLKEQALRAYEQALLVYPMMRDAQKNFNDLADELTDTRT
- the pyk gene encoding pyruvate kinase: MKRNRKVKILATLGPASGEEAVIRKLFEAGADVFRINMSHADHDLMRTLVKRIRNVEKELGRPIGILADLQGPKLRVGKFKDGKADLVPGQTFTLDNNEAPGDDTRVYLPHPEILEAVEPGHRLLIDDGKLHLVAEASDGKSIRCKVISGTRISDRKGVSLPDTTLGVGALTEKDRKDLDAVLKEEIDWVALSFIQRPEDLAEVRKVSRGKVGIMSKIEKPQAVTRLDEIIELSDALMVARGDLGVEVPLESVPGIQKQITRKARRAGKPVVVATQMLESMITAPVPTRAEVSDVATAVFEGADAIMLSAESASGQYPVEAVATMNRIAEQVEKEPTYSTIIDAQRAAPEPTGADAISLAARQIAETLKLSAIVTYTASGTTGLRAARERPRTPIIALSPVVDTARKLSLVWGLHCVVTADAHDLEDMVNHACEIVFHEEFGKVGDRVIITAGVPFGTPGATNMLRIAYIGPDGKSGI
- a CDS encoding DUF1036 domain-containing protein; amino-acid sequence: MRLPLSLVMFAGVLMTALGMTSIEARADFRVCNATQNLVGVSIGYRAKTGWVTEGWWHIDGSSCKTLIEGPLTSRYYYLYAEDAQGGGRWEGKVNMCVAEKEFRITGVQDCFARGFQRNGFQEYDTGEQSSWMVQLTDETPTENPTVTGTNSQ
- a CDS encoding N-formylglutamate amidohydrolase produces the protein MLLQSGPTASMSFSPVHSVDGDFSLGLLLTADHARRDVPTEYGTLGLQESEFDRHIAYDIGVENLTRRLARHLNAPAVLGGFSRLLIDPNRGEDDPTLIMQLSDGAVISGNYPMSAGEREERLERFYRPYHDTVAQASARVAAESGAAPFIVAIHSFTPRWKDKARPWQIGLLWDKDDRAVAPLLSLLHAEPGLTVGDNEPYDGALKNDAMYRHATAKGFAHVLIEVRQDLIADDKGAAEWANRLAPMISHINTLPDLHTVQYFGSRADRSK
- a CDS encoding DUF2312 domain-containing protein, which encodes MSDDITSEAQTIAVGQLRAFIERIERLEEEKKTIADDIKEVYAELKGSGFDSKVVRTIIRLRKKEDHERQEEEAMLQLYMDALGMG
- a CDS encoding aldo/keto reductase → MKFRKLGRTELNVSPLCFGGNVFGWTVDEATSFSLLDRFVDAGFNFIDTADAYSAWANGNVGGESETIIGNWLKSRGLRDKVVIATKVGSEMGPDEKGLSPAYIRKAVDASLKRLQTDYIDLYQSHWDDPETPFEDTLGTYKELIDAGKVRAIGASNLTPERLSEALDVARTHNLPRYESLQPLYNLYDRADFEDGLEKICRENELGVISYYSLAAGFLTGKYRSADDLGQSARGKSVEKYLTDRGSRIIAALDDVARNLDVTPAQVAIAWLIARPSITAPIASATRSAQLGELIAAAELKLSDDEIALLNKASS
- a CDS encoding ABC-F family ATP-binding cassette domain-containing protein, whose amino-acid sequence is MAPPLLRLDQIKLTFGGTPLLEDASLSVSEGDRIALVGRNGSGKSTLLKIAAGMVEATSGEVFKHPGATVRYLPQVPDMDGFANVRAYVEAGLGPADDPHRVTYLLEHLGLTGEEKPDHLSGGEARRAALARVIAPQPDVLLLDEPTNHLDLTTIEWLEGELRQIRSAIVLISHDRRFLENVSRATVWLDRGITRRLEQGFAHFEEWRDKVLEEEERDHHKLGRQIAREEHWLRYGVTARRKRNMRRLGELHSMRADFRNHRKAQGTAVLTASDSKESGKLVIEAKGLSKAYGDRVLVKDFSTRVQRGDRIGFVGPNGAGKTTLLSLLTGKLEPDSGTLRLGVNLEMAELDQKRESLNLDETLAHYLTDGRGESLVVNGEQRHVVSYMKDFLFQPEQARTPIRELSGGERARLMLARVLSRPANLLILDEPTNDLDMETLDLLQELVAGFPGTVILVSHDRDFLDRTVTSVIAPEGDGRWLEYAGGYADMMAQRKEQALARRNVKTATARTDGKSDDSGEEASQPKREEKRKLSYKQKFALETLPGKMDALGKEITTLEGKLADPQLYAKDPTLFAKTADLLEKKRSENAAMEEEWLELEMLREEIEG